The genomic region CCACCTCGCTCGCCCGCCAGGCGAGCACCTCGCGCAGGATCAGCACCGCCCGCTGCTTGGCGGGCAGGTGCTGGAGCGCGGCCACGAAGGCGAGACGCACCGACTCCCGCGCCACCGCCGCCTCGGCCGGGTCCGCGGTGGACGGCAACACCCGTCCGTCGGGGACCGGTTCGAGCCAGGTGGCCTCGGAGCGTTCATCGAGCACGGCCGTGGTCTGGGCCTGCGGGGCCGACAGATCCATCGGGCGGGCCCGTCTGCTGCCCGCGGCTCGCATGTCCAGGCAGACGTTGGTCGCGATGCGGTAGAGCCACGACCGCAGCGAGGACCGTCCCTCGAAGCGGTCGTAGCTCCGCCAGGCGCGGACCATCGTGTCCTGTACGGCGTCCTCGGCCTCGAAGGGGGAACCGAGCATCCGGTAGCAGTAGCCCGTCAGTTCGGTCCTGTGCCCCTCCAGGCGCACGTCGAGATCTGTCGCCGCGAGGTCGCTCATCGGGTGTGCCCCCTGCTCGGAATCCTGATCGCACCAGCGATTCAGAAACTACCGGGGGCCACTGACAGTCGCTGTCCGGCCAACGGTCGTACGCCGGGCGTCAGGTGCCCGGCTTGCGCCCGTAGACGTAGACCTCGTCGCCCTTCTTGAGGAGGGACCAGTACTTCGCGGCACTGGTCTTGGTCATGTTCACGCAGCCATGGGAGCCGGGCTGGTTCCACATGCTCACGCCCACCGAGTGGAACGCCTGGCCGCCGTCGAAGAACTGGCTGTAGGGCATGGCCACGTCGTAGAGCGAGGACACGTGGTTCTTGTCCCGCCAGTAGACCTTCTTGAGCCCGGTCCGGGTCTCGTAGCCGTTGCGGCCCGTGCGTACCGGCACCGGTCCGTACACCAGCTTCTTGCCGTCCTGGATCCAGCTCAGCTGCCGGGTCAGGTCGACGCAGGCGATACGCCCCTTGTTCACCGGGCACGTGCCCGCCTTGTTCGGAGTCCTGCCCGCGGCCTGCTGCTGGGCCACCACCTTCATCACGCCCCAGGTGACCGACCCGGCGTAGCCGATGGTCGGGGTGATGCCGTGCGCGCTCTGGAAGGAGCGGATCGCCGTGCAGTCGGCTGCCGACTGCTTGCCGTCCACCGGCCGTCCCAGGAACTTCTCCGCCTGCTTCTGGTACGGACCCGTGCTGGTCGTGCACGAGGCCGCCTGTGCGGGTGTCGCCCCGCCCAGGGCCATGGTCAGCGGCACCACCAGAGCGGTGATCCCGGCGGCCACGGCGCCTCTCCGTCGTATGTGTCCCATGCGTTCCGTCCCCTGTTTTCCGGGCGCCCCTCACCCGGGTGGATTCCCGAGGTGCTGGTGCCCGGATGCTGATTCCCCCGGTGCCGCGCGAACCGCGCGTCTTGTGAAGGAGACGGACGAAGAGGGGCAACCGTTGCACCCCGGGGGGAAACAGTCTTCGGCCGGGCCGCGCCCGCGTACGCCGTCCCGCCCCGCGTACCGCTCAGTGCCCTGCTGTGGCGGGCATCCGCCGGGTGGCTCGGGCGCTGTACGACCCGTACAGCGTGACGGACACGACACCGAGCACTGCGAGCAGTCCCAGCGCCACCGTGCCCGCCCAGCCCGCCGAGTGGAAGGCGACAGCGCCGAGCGCGCCGCCCAGGCTGCTGCCCAGGTAGTACGCCGACTGGTAGAGCGCCGACGCCTGGGCGCGGCCCGTCTTCGCCGTACGGCTCACGGACGAGGAGGCGACGGCGTGCCCGGCGAAGAAGCCCGCCGTGATGAGGACGAGCCCCAGCAGTACCGCGGCGAGCGCGTCGGCCAGCGAGATCAGCAGGCCCGCCGTGGTCGCCGACACCGCGAGGTAGAGCGCGCCCCGGCGGCCCAGCCGGGCGACGAGCCGGCCGGCCGCGGCGGAGGAGACCGTACCGACCAGATAGACCAGGAAGATCGAACCGACCAGTCCCTGCGGCAGGTTGAACGGTTCGCCCACCAACCGGTAGCCGATCACCGTGTAGACCGCGCCGAAGACCGTCATGAAGAGCGCGCCGATCGCGTACAGCCTGCGCAGCAGCGGGTCGCCGAGGTGGGCGGCGACGGTACGGCCCAGTGCGCGCGGGTTCAGCGGGGCCGGGTGGAAGTTGCGGGCCGGGGGGAGCAGCAGCCGGAAGACCACCGCGCACACCACGGCCATCAGCCCGATCGCCCCGAGCGCCGCCCGCCATCCCCAGGCCTGGGCCACCCACCCGGCGACGATGCGCCCGCTCATGCCGCCGATGGAATTGCCCGCGACGAACAGTCCGATCGCGGCGACCAGCGCCTTCGGCCGTACCTCCTCGGCGAGGAAGGCCATCGCGGACGCGGGCAGCCCGGCGAGCGCGGCACCCTGCACGGCGCGCAGCGCGATCAGCCAGCCCAGGCTCGGCGCGAAGGGGACGAGCAGCCCGATCGCCACCGCGACCGTCAGCGAGGCGGTCATCATCGTCCGCCGTCCGAACCGCTCGGACAGGGCGCTCAGCGGCAGGACGAACAGGGCGAGACCGCCCGTCGCAGCGGAGACGGTCCAGCTCGCCCGGCTCGCCGCCCCGCCGAAGTCGGAGCTGATCGCGGGCAGCAGCGCCTGCGTGGAGTAGAGCAGGGCGAAGGTCGCCATTCCGGCGGCGAAGAGCGCGAAGCTCATCCGGCGGTAGCCGGGCCCGCCCGGGGCGAGCTGGAGCTGCGGGGGAGAGGACGGCGCGGCGGAGGCACTCACGGTGGTGAGTGCCCCGGTACTGGCAGGAGGCATACGGCGAACGTAGGCCGGGTCCCTTCATGCGTCCAATGCATGGACCGGCGATAATCGTTCCCATGGTGCATGAGCAGAGGTCACGGGCCCGGCTGTCACGCAGCAGTTACGAAGAAGACATCAGTGACGAGGAAGACATCCGCCGCCTGCTCGCGCCGCGCCTCGCGTACTTCGAGGCGGTCGCCCGGCACGAACACGTCACCCGGGCCGCGCAGGAACTGTCGGTGCCGCAGTCCACCCTCTCGCGCGCCATGGTGAGGCTGGAGGCGGATCTGGGCGTGGCCCTGTTCGCCCGCAGGGGCCGTACGGTCTCGCTGACACCCGCGGGCCGGACGTTCCTCCGCACCGTCGAGCGGGCGCTCACGGAGGTCGGGCGGGCCGCCGACTCGGTACGGGCGGACGCGGATCCCACGGCGGGCCGGATCGCCTTCGGGTTCCTGCACACGCTGGGGTCCGAGACGGTTCCCGGGCTGATCCGGGCCTTCCGGGCGGACCATCCGCGGGTGCGTTTCCAGCTCGTGCAGAACTACGGCGAGGCGATGCTGAAGCGGTTGCGTGCCGGGGAACTCGACCTCTGCCTCACCTCGCCGGTCCCCGACGCGCCCGGCCTCGTCGGGCGGCGGCTGGACGAACAGCGGCTGCGTCTGGTGGTCCCCGACGACCACCGGCTGGCCGCCCGCAGACGGATCAGGCTCGCCGAGGCCGCCGAGGAGACCTTCGTGACGCTGGAGCCGGGGTACGGACTGCGGCGCATCACCGACGACCTGTGCGCCGAGGCCGGGTTCACCCCGCGGATCGCCTTCGAGGGCGAGGAGGCGGAGACCCTGCGCGGCCTGGTCGCGGCGGGTTTGGGGGTGTCGCTGCTGCCACCGCCGGCGGTGGCGCGGCCCGGGGTGGTGGAGCTGACGGTGACCGCACCCCGGGCCGTACGGGAGATCGGGGTGGCGTGGCTGGACGGGCATCCGGACACGGCCCCGGTGGCGGCCTTCAAGCAGTTCCTGCTGTCGCGGCGGGGGAAGCTGCTGCCGGAGTGAGGAACCGCCCCTCCGGCGACCAGGGACCGGCGACCAGGGAGCAGTGATCGAGGGGCGGCGATCGGGGAGCGGTGATCGAGGGGCGGCGATCGAGGGGCGGTGATCGAGCGGCGGGCCCCGGCGCCTACCGTCCCAGCGTCCGCCCGAACCCTGCGGCCAGCGGCATCCGCAGCCCCAGCGGCGGCGGCGCGGCGAACGCGTCGGCGACCGGTCTCGCGTACGCCCGCGAGAACAGTGCCCCCCGCACGAAGTCCGCTGCCAGCGCCACGACTTCGGCCCGGTGCTGGCGCAGGCCGTGGCCGTCCGAATGGACCTCGAAGCGGCAGGTGTCGCGGTTGGTCTTCTTCGCGCGTTCCGCCAGCCGGTAGGAGAGTTCGGGGTCCGAGCGGGCGTCCGTGGTGCCGTGCACGATCAGCACCTGACGGCCCACCAGCTGCTTCACCGGCTCCGGGTCCGCCGCCAGGTCTTCGTCGGGCAGCCAGGGGGCCAGGGCCAGTACGGACGTGACGGCGTCGTGGCCCGCCGCGTGCAGCGCGGCCCGGCCGCCCATGCCGTGCCCGGCCAGGCAGACGGGGACGTCGCCGTACCGCCGCACCACCTCGTCCACCGCCCAGGCCGCGTCCCGGGCGAGGTGCGCGTCGGTGCCGTTCCAGCCGCGGAAGCGGTAGCGGACGACATGCGCCGCGAGCCCGTCGTCCCGGGCCGCGCGGGCCAGCCGGCGGGCGGTGCGTTGCAGGGCGGCGTACGGGAGGGCGGAGGAACGGCGTCTGGAGACCGGGTCGCCGTCGGGGAGCAGCAGCACCACACCGCTGACCGCGACCGGCGCTCCGCTTGCCCCAACTGCCCGTCCCAGCCGGGCCTCCGGCAGGGCTGGTGCTTGCTGTGCCATGACGGAACAGTCTCAGAAGCCGAGGTGTACTCCACCCGTCGGAACGGTCACTGTTACATATCGACCAGGCGCGATCTACGCGCGTAGGGGCTAAAGTGCACAGATGACGAGCCAGACCATTCCCTCACCCACCACGGACCAGATCAGCCGAGCTCCGAAGGTGCTGCTCCACGACCACCTCGACGGGGGCCTGCGCCCCGGCACGATCATCGAGCTCGCCCGCGCGAACGGGTACCAGGGCCTTCCCGAGACGGATGCCGACAAGCTCGGCATCTGGTTCCGCGAGGCGGCCGACTCCGGCTCGCTGGAGCGTTATCTGGAGACCTTCGCGCACACCTGCGCCGTCATGCAGACCCGCGAGGCGCTGGTGCGCGTCGCCGCGGAGTGCGCCGAGGACCTCGCCGCGGACGGTGTCGTCTACGCCGAGATCCGGTACGCCCCCGAGCAGCACCTCGAAGGCGGACTCACCCTCGAAGAGGTCGTCGAGGCCGTCAACGAGGGCTTCCGCGAGGGCGAACGGCTGGCGCGCGAGAACGGCGACCGGATCCGGGTCGGCGCGATGCTCACCGCGATGCGGCACGCGGCCCGCGCCCTGGAGATCGCCGAACTCGCCAACCGCTACCGCGATCTGGGCGTCGTCGGCTTCGACATCGCGGGTGCCGAGGCGGGCTTCCCGCCCACCCGTCACCTCGACGCCTTCGAGTACCTGAAGCGGGAGAACAACCACTTCACGATCCACGCGGGCGAGGCCTTCGGGCTGCCGTCGATCTGGCAGGCGCTCCAGTGGTGCGGCGCCGACCGGCTCGGACACGGAGTGCGGATCATCGACGACATCGAGGTCGCCGACGACGGCACGGTGCGGCTGGGGCGGCTCGCCTCGTACGTACGGGACAAGCGCATCCCGCTGGAGATGTGCCCCACCTCCAACCTCCAGACCGGTGCCGCGGCCTCGTACGCCGAGCACCCGATCGGGCTGCTGCGCAAGCTCCACTTCAGGACGACCGTGAACACGGACAACAGGCTCATGTCGGGGACCAGCATGAGCCGCGAATTCGAGCACCTGGCCGAGGCGTTCGGCTACACGCTCGACGACATGCAGTGGTTCACCGTCAACGCGATGAAGTCCGCGTTCATCCCTTTCGATGAACGACTTGCCATGATCAACGATGTGATCAAGCCCGGATACGCGGAGTTGAAGGCGGAGTGGCTGTTCCGGCAGACCGTCGTGACCAGTGGTTCCGCGGTCACCGCAGGCTGACAGCAGGTGCGCACCGGCGGCCGGGGATTCCGATTTCCGGCCGCTGTCGGGTGTTTGCGGGCCGTGCGACGGGGTGGCTACCTTGCGTAGCCGCTCACCTTCCCCCCGTCGCAAGGACGTTTTCCTCATGAAGCTGTCTGCTGCCAAGACCCTCGGTGTCGCTGTCGTCGGTGCGGCCTTCGCCGCTGCCGCCGCGGGTTCCGCCTCGGCGGCCGTCGCTCCGGCCACCCCGGACGTGAACGGCACGCTGGACTCCGTCACGCGGACGCTCCCCCTGGAGAGCGTCACGTCGAAGCTGCCCGCCGGGGCCGGTCGGGCCGTCGAAACCGGGAAGACCGTGCTCGGCAGCCAGGCGGCCACCCTGCCGTCCACCGTCGCCGGCGCGGTGTCGACCGTGCTGCCCGGTGCCGCGGCAGCCGGCCAGGTCGGCAGCCTCCTCGGCGGCCTCCCCACCGGAGCGGTGCCCGGTCTCGGCCGCTGAGCACGTCGTACACGCCGACGGGGCGCGCACCCATCCCCCTGGGTGCGCGCCCCGTCGGTGTGTCAGGGACCGGCCCTGGTCACCAGGCCGCCGACGCCGGCTTCTCGCCGGGCAGCAGGATCCACAGCGCCAGATAGAGCAGGAACTGCGGCCCCGGCAGCAGGCACGAGACGATGAAGATCACGCGCATCGTGGTGGCGGAGGTGCCGAAGCGGCGGGCCAGCGCCGCGCACACTCCACCGAGCACACGGCCTTCACGCGGGCGGGCAAGTGCTGCGGACATGAGGGGCTCCTTCGCGAAGCGTTCGGGGGGAGACTTCCGTTCGGCTCTCCCGGTACTTCCATGGTCGCGCGGAGCGGCGCCGGAGCGAATCGCCCTACGGGGCGATCCCGACCCTGGGAATGCTCGGGGTAGGACCGTGTCCGGCTTCCTCCGCGCGGACGGCTGCGTGCCCCGCGTGCTCCTGCCTGCGGCGTAGCCGGGACCGGGCGGCGGGCACCACGACGACGTGCGCGAGGGCCACTCCGGCCGTGTTCAGCAGCAGCGAGTCCACATCCACGACCTGTCCGGGCACTCCGGTCTGGAGCAGCTCTATGGCGAGCGAGATCAGTGAGCCCGCCGCGACCGTACGGGCCAGCGAGGCGCAGGAGGAGACGTGCAGCCGCCCGCCCGCCAGCGGCAGCAGTACGCCCAGTGGCGCGAGCAGCAGCAGGCCCTTGCTGATCCGGCGGGTCGCCTCGAAGGCACCGAGGGCCAGATCGGCCCGGATTCCGGCGAACGGGGTGAAGTTCGAAGCGGTCACCCACATCACGTCCAGGGGACGCAGCGTCAGCCAGGCGACGACCAGGAGATGCGCGGCGAGGAGGAGTATCCCCACGACGCGTGAACGGATGACGGTGCTACCGCCCATTCCTTGACGCACGTTTTCCAAGACGCCACGACCGGTGGGATCGGTTCCGCCGACTTTGTCACCGTGCCGTCACCGTGTGGTCACCGCGCCCCGCAGCCCCGCGACCGGGTACGTATCCGGTCCCTGGGCCCCGGGGGCGTACGACAGCCCCGCGACCGGGTACGTACCCGGCCCGGAGCCCGGTGCGTACGGCAGCCCCCGCGAGCCCGGCGTGATCCAAACGAGAGGCCCTAGCGGCGCAGGTCGCCCAGGATCGGGTCCGAGCCCGGCCGCGTCTTCAGCTTCTGGGTGCAGGAGTACGCCCGTGGCGGGTCCGTGCCCGGTCCGCCGAGCACGACCGAGCCGTCCGTCTCCGACGCCGCGCTCCCCGCGTACGTACACACGATCTGCGCCAGCGCGTTGGCGGGCAGGTCCTGCGGTTCGCTGCTCAGCCGCAGTGCGCCGGCCGGATCGTCCCGGCGTCCGGGGCCCACGGACAGCGGCGGG from Streptomyces sp. NBC_01267 harbors:
- a CDS encoding adenosine deaminase: MTSQTIPSPTTDQISRAPKVLLHDHLDGGLRPGTIIELARANGYQGLPETDADKLGIWFREAADSGSLERYLETFAHTCAVMQTREALVRVAAECAEDLAADGVVYAEIRYAPEQHLEGGLTLEEVVEAVNEGFREGERLARENGDRIRVGAMLTAMRHAARALEIAELANRYRDLGVVGFDIAGAEAGFPPTRHLDAFEYLKRENNHFTIHAGEAFGLPSIWQALQWCGADRLGHGVRIIDDIEVADDGTVRLGRLASYVRDKRIPLEMCPTSNLQTGAAASYAEHPIGLLRKLHFRTTVNTDNRLMSGTSMSREFEHLAEAFGYTLDDMQWFTVNAMKSAFIPFDERLAMINDVIKPGYAELKAEWLFRQTVVTSGSAVTAG
- a CDS encoding MFS transporter — its product is MPPASTGALTTVSASAAPSSPPQLQLAPGGPGYRRMSFALFAAGMATFALLYSTQALLPAISSDFGGAASRASWTVSAATGGLALFVLPLSALSERFGRRTMMTASLTVAVAIGLLVPFAPSLGWLIALRAVQGAALAGLPASAMAFLAEEVRPKALVAAIGLFVAGNSIGGMSGRIVAGWVAQAWGWRAALGAIGLMAVVCAVVFRLLLPPARNFHPAPLNPRALGRTVAAHLGDPLLRRLYAIGALFMTVFGAVYTVIGYRLVGEPFNLPQGLVGSIFLVYLVGTVSSAAAGRLVARLGRRGALYLAVSATTAGLLISLADALAAVLLGLVLITAGFFAGHAVASSSVSRTAKTGRAQASALYQSAYYLGSSLGGALGAVAFHSAGWAGTVALGLLAVLGVVSVTLYGSYSARATRRMPATAGH
- a CDS encoding L,D-transpeptidase family protein, which gives rise to MGHIRRRGAVAAGITALVVPLTMALGGATPAQAASCTTSTGPYQKQAEKFLGRPVDGKQSAADCTAIRSFQSAHGITPTIGYAGSVTWGVMKVVAQQQAAGRTPNKAGTCPVNKGRIACVDLTRQLSWIQDGKKLVYGPVPVRTGRNGYETRTGLKKVYWRDKNHVSSLYDVAMPYSQFFDGGQAFHSVGVSMWNQPGSHGCVNMTKTSAAKYWSLLKKGDEVYVYGRKPGT
- a CDS encoding VanZ family protein, producing the protein MGGSTVIRSRVVGILLLAAHLLVVAWLTLRPLDVMWVTASNFTPFAGIRADLALGAFEATRRISKGLLLLAPLGVLLPLAGGRLHVSSCASLARTVAAGSLISLAIELLQTGVPGQVVDVDSLLLNTAGVALAHVVVVPAARSRLRRRQEHAGHAAVRAEEAGHGPTPSIPRVGIAP
- a CDS encoding alpha/beta hydrolase, which codes for MAQQAPALPEARLGRAVGASGAPVAVSGVVLLLPDGDPVSRRRSSALPYAALQRTARRLARAARDDGLAAHVVRYRFRGWNGTDAHLARDAAWAVDEVVRRYGDVPVCLAGHGMGGRAALHAAGHDAVTSVLALAPWLPDEDLAADPEPVKQLVGRQVLIVHGTTDARSDPELSYRLAERAKKTNRDTCRFEVHSDGHGLRQHRAEVVALAADFVRGALFSRAYARPVADAFAAPPPLGLRMPLAAGFGRTLGR
- a CDS encoding PspC domain-containing protein; its protein translation is MSAALARPREGRVLGGVCAALARRFGTSATTMRVIFIVSCLLPGPQFLLYLALWILLPGEKPASAAW
- a CDS encoding LysR family transcriptional regulator; translated protein: MVHEQRSRARLSRSSYEEDISDEEDIRRLLAPRLAYFEAVARHEHVTRAAQELSVPQSTLSRAMVRLEADLGVALFARRGRTVSLTPAGRTFLRTVERALTEVGRAADSVRADADPTAGRIAFGFLHTLGSETVPGLIRAFRADHPRVRFQLVQNYGEAMLKRLRAGELDLCLTSPVPDAPGLVGRRLDEQRLRLVVPDDHRLAARRRIRLAEAAEETFVTLEPGYGLRRITDDLCAEAGFTPRIAFEGEEAETLRGLVAAGLGVSLLPPPAVARPGVVELTVTAPRAVREIGVAWLDGHPDTAPVAAFKQFLLSRRGKLLPE
- a CDS encoding ATP-binding protein, with the translated sequence MKLSAAKTLGVAVVGAAFAAAAAGSASAAVAPATPDVNGTLDSVTRTLPLESVTSKLPAGAGRAVETGKTVLGSQAATLPSTVAGAVSTVLPGAAAAGQVGSLLGGLPTGAVPGLGR